The following coding sequences lie in one Pseudoxanthomonas sp. SE1 genomic window:
- a CDS encoding OmpA family protein produces the protein MTITKPTLLAAAVLATLAIGASAQQTVLTPQRDRITDEAIHADLSGYEHTQGRIKALNDAGRPVRDYHLSKAQCWLDVSFHEYSRNDRSDFPQAALTESEKLIVGMEQGVSPLPTDTPLVNGAARVREDLWQRLRAIHGTQGFSCAQQAVACGEVELVHAGNEFNQQQWRHAKPYIQIAEDWVGDAEAMARQCGAAPDAPAVVPAGTALTVNVLFEFDRSGRDDIRVYSLWSLDRELARLPKEGLTLTGVELVGHADRLQGRGFDYNQALSERRAQTVQALLMERGIEPAMIGYTFKGDAEQVQQCDGVKPQAALRECLIPNRRVEVRLLVQSARVDSQ, from the coding sequence ATGACCATCACCAAGCCCACCCTTCTCGCCGCCGCCGTCCTCGCCACCCTGGCCATCGGCGCCAGCGCGCAGCAGACCGTGCTCACCCCGCAACGCGACCGGATCACCGACGAGGCCATCCACGCCGACCTGTCCGGCTACGAGCACACGCAGGGGCGCATCAAGGCGCTCAACGATGCCGGCCGCCCCGTGCGCGACTACCACCTGTCCAAGGCGCAGTGCTGGCTGGACGTGTCCTTCCACGAATACAGCCGCAACGACCGCAGCGACTTTCCGCAGGCAGCGCTGACCGAATCGGAGAAGCTCATCGTCGGCATGGAGCAGGGCGTGTCGCCGCTGCCGACCGACACCCCGCTGGTGAACGGTGCCGCACGCGTGCGCGAGGATCTGTGGCAACGCCTGCGTGCCATCCACGGCACGCAGGGCTTCAGCTGCGCGCAACAGGCCGTGGCCTGCGGCGAAGTGGAGCTGGTGCACGCGGGCAACGAGTTCAACCAGCAGCAGTGGCGCCACGCCAAGCCTTACATCCAGATCGCCGAGGACTGGGTCGGCGACGCCGAAGCCATGGCGCGCCAGTGCGGCGCCGCGCCCGACGCGCCCGCCGTGGTGCCCGCCGGAACCGCGCTGACCGTCAACGTGCTGTTCGAGTTCGACCGCTCCGGTCGCGACGACATCCGTGTCTATTCGCTGTGGAGCCTGGACCGCGAACTGGCCCGCCTGCCCAAGGAAGGACTGACGCTGACAGGCGTCGAACTGGTCGGCCACGCCGACCGTCTGCAGGGGCGCGGATTCGACTACAACCAGGCGCTCTCCGAACGGCGTGCCCAGACCGTGCAGGCGTTGCTCATGGAGCGCGGCATCGAACCGGCCATGATCGGGTACACCTTCAAGGGTGACGCGGAGCAGGTCCAGCAGTGCGACGGTGTGAAGCCCCAGGCGGCCCTGCGCGAATGCCTGATCCCCAATCGCCGCGTCGAAGTGCGGTTGCTCGTCCAGTCCGCCCGGGTCGACTCACAGTAA
- a CDS encoding ATP-binding protein — MSEGDILVARGRQGIPGSRLARLWRAPMAWWRDVPIADPVDRRNAPMLQLISLLLAVLPALAWAYRAFAVDIPWRPGELTSMTLSLSVCAAAAISFVLIRHGRFVWASRLLLVVFAASVVPAYLTTGFGAQRFEQPVLVIWMAIAGLVVGRGALWLMFACIVAAFFLGISVDVSRKGDAAALYGDAAFSAAMFLMIAIVLDRSSAALRQSLGEATERGNQLAAANQRLLQEINERELAQEQLIHARKVEAVGRLAGGVAHDFGNIMAVISGYARKGLRAGQVEDGRTSFEGIEAAARRATLLTHKLMTFARQDDYAEETFDAAGALVDIQTMLRQLLKPEVELRFALGDAPSPIRMDRDRFELMVLNIAANADHAMPHGGVFSIGVAQGGDGGSVLEFADTGAGMGEEVLARVFDPFFTTKPAGEGTGLGLSVIRDLVTRAGGAITAQSQMGVGTTFTVVLPAAPV; from the coding sequence ATGAGTGAGGGCGACATCCTCGTCGCCCGCGGGCGCCAGGGTATTCCAGGGTCGCGTCTGGCCCGCCTGTGGCGCGCGCCGATGGCCTGGTGGCGCGATGTTCCCATCGCCGATCCGGTCGACAGGCGCAATGCGCCGATGCTGCAGCTGATCTCGTTGCTGCTGGCGGTGCTGCCTGCGCTCGCGTGGGCGTATCGCGCCTTTGCGGTCGATATCCCGTGGCGGCCGGGCGAGCTGACCAGCATGACGCTGAGCCTGTCGGTGTGTGCCGCTGCCGCCATCAGCTTCGTGCTGATCCGGCATGGGCGCTTCGTGTGGGCCTCGCGGCTCCTGCTGGTCGTGTTCGCCGCTTCGGTGGTGCCCGCCTACCTGACCACCGGGTTCGGTGCGCAACGCTTCGAACAGCCGGTGCTGGTCATCTGGATGGCGATCGCGGGGCTGGTGGTGGGCAGGGGAGCGCTCTGGCTGATGTTCGCGTGCATCGTGGCCGCGTTCTTCCTGGGCATCTCGGTGGATGTATCCCGCAAGGGCGATGCCGCCGCGTTGTACGGCGACGCCGCCTTCAGTGCCGCCATGTTCCTGATGATCGCCATCGTGCTGGACCGCAGTTCGGCCGCGTTGCGCCAGAGCCTGGGCGAAGCCACGGAGCGCGGCAACCAGCTCGCGGCGGCGAACCAGCGCCTGCTGCAGGAGATCAATGAGCGTGAGCTCGCGCAGGAGCAACTCATCCACGCCCGCAAGGTCGAGGCGGTGGGTCGACTGGCGGGAGGCGTGGCGCACGATTTCGGCAACATCATGGCCGTGATCAGCGGTTACGCGCGCAAGGGCCTCAGGGCGGGCCAGGTCGAAGACGGCAGGACATCGTTCGAAGGCATCGAGGCGGCCGCGCGCCGGGCGACGCTGCTGACCCACAAGCTGATGACGTTTGCGCGCCAGGACGACTACGCGGAAGAGACTTTCGATGCCGCCGGCGCTCTGGTGGACATCCAGACCATGCTGCGCCAGTTGCTCAAGCCCGAGGTGGAATTGCGTTTCGCCCTGGGCGATGCCCCGTCACCGATCCGGATGGACAGGGACCGGTTCGAGCTCATGGTCCTCAATATCGCGGCCAACGCGGATCATGCGATGCCCCATGGCGGCGTCTTCTCCATCGGCGTCGCGCAAGGTGGTGACGGTGGCAGCGTGCTGGAGTTCGCCGATACCGGCGCCGGCATGGGGGAAGAGGTGCTGGCGCGTGTCTTCGACCCCTTCTTCACCACCAAGCCGGCGGGCGAGGGCACCGGCCTTGGCCTGTCCGTCATTCGCGATCTGGTGACACGGGCAGGCGGTGCGATAACGGCACAGAGCCAGATGGGCGTCGGGACCACGTTCACGGTCGTGCTTCCGGCCGCACCCGTGTGA